In Massilia antarctica, the following are encoded in one genomic region:
- a CDS encoding Fe2+-dependent dioxygenase: MMLHIPHVLSRDQVAAMRHALDSADWTDGRATVGAQGAQVKHNQQLPDNGPVAAELGRIILAALAANPLYFAAALPLRTVPPLFNRYTGGEHYGAHVDGAVRNVAGSALPLRTDLSCTLFLCEPDDYDGGELVVNDTYGVHEVKLPAGDMIVYPSSSVHKVEPVTRGSRVCSFFWVQSMVRDDGRRAMLLELDQTIQRLRALLGDTEETVGLTGHYHNLLRMWSEI, from the coding sequence ATGATGCTCCATATTCCCCACGTGCTCAGTCGCGACCAGGTCGCCGCCATGCGCCACGCGCTCGACAGCGCCGACTGGACCGACGGCCGCGCCACGGTCGGCGCGCAAGGCGCGCAGGTCAAGCACAACCAGCAACTGCCCGACAACGGTCCCGTGGCCGCTGAACTGGGCCGCATCATCCTGGCCGCCCTGGCCGCCAATCCCCTCTATTTCGCCGCCGCCCTGCCCCTGCGCACGGTGCCGCCGCTGTTCAACCGCTACACCGGCGGCGAACACTACGGCGCTCACGTGGACGGCGCCGTGCGCAACGTGGCCGGCAGTGCCTTGCCGCTGCGCACCGACCTGTCGTGCACCCTGTTCCTGTGCGAGCCGGACGACTACGATGGCGGCGAACTGGTCGTCAACGATACTTACGGCGTGCATGAAGTCAAGCTGCCGGCTGGCGACATGATTGTCTACCCCTCGTCCAGCGTGCACAAGGTCGAGCCGGTCACGCGCGGCAGCCGGGTTTGTTCCTTTTTCTGGGTGCAAAGCATGGTGCGCGACGATGGCCGCCGCGCCATGCTGCTCGAACTCGACCAGACTATCCAGCGTTTGCGCGCCCTCCTTGGCGATACCGAGGAAACGGTCGGCCTGACCGGGCATTATCACAACCTGCTGCGGATGTGGTCGGAGATCTGA
- a CDS encoding PEP-CTERM sorting domain-containing protein, with translation MKLLSVLLGLVLITDARADASLLGDTVDAGMYRTVDTGKGVGRIMGFGLDGPFVVENGLADQKNYSVAYTLDVDADRFAIDYRNPFAWGNGIVFRLTDLDFSNGASLQSLKVDTNMVGYGLTVGADYVEINLSGVHGTRDAYFNGQFITTAVPEPTSFAMLSLGLAVVGFGARRARKARQG, from the coding sequence ATGAAGTTGTTGTCAGTATTGTTGGGACTCGTTTTGATTACCGATGCGCGCGCCGATGCATCCTTGCTGGGAGATACGGTCGATGCCGGCATGTACCGCACCGTCGACACCGGCAAAGGCGTCGGCCGCATCATGGGATTCGGCCTGGACGGCCCCTTCGTGGTCGAGAACGGCCTAGCCGACCAGAAAAATTACAGCGTCGCCTACACGCTCGATGTCGATGCCGACCGTTTCGCCATCGATTACCGCAATCCTTTCGCTTGGGGCAACGGGATTGTGTTTCGCCTGACCGATCTCGATTTCAGTAACGGCGCATCGCTGCAATCGCTGAAGGTCGACACGAATATGGTCGGCTACGGCTTGACGGTGGGCGCCGATTACGTCGAAATCAACCTGAGCGGCGTGCACGGAACGCGCGATGCCTACTTCAATGGCCAGTTCATCACCACGGCCGTGCCGGAACCGACCTCGTTCGCGATGCTCTCGCTGGGACTGGCGGTGGTGGGCTTCGGCGCCCGGCGCGCCCGCAAGGCCCGCCAGGGCTGA
- a CDS encoding BlaI/MecI/CopY family transcriptional regulator, with amino-acid sequence MSEPSAPPKPTASELEMLRLLWQLGPASAKQVHQAAITSRPDMAYATVLRLLQLMHTKGLLTRDESARAHVYAPAQPQDSLQTSLIKELIHKAFSGSGKELVLAALRGHVSARERAEIQAILDQEKK; translated from the coding sequence ATGTCCGAGCCGTCCGCCCCGCCCAAGCCCACCGCATCGGAACTGGAGATGCTGCGCCTGCTGTGGCAACTCGGTCCGGCCAGCGCCAAACAGGTGCACCAGGCAGCCATCACCAGCCGTCCCGACATGGCGTACGCAACCGTGCTGCGCCTGCTCCAGCTGATGCACACCAAAGGCTTGCTCACGCGCGATGAAAGCGCCCGCGCGCATGTGTACGCGCCGGCCCAGCCGCAGGATTCGCTGCAGACCAGCCTGATCAAGGAATTGATTCACAAGGCGTTTTCGGGCTCGGGCAAGGAACTGGTGCTGGCGGCGTTGCGCGGGCATGTGAGCGCGCGCGAACGGGCGGAGATCCAGGCGATTTTGGATCAGGAGAAAAAGTGA
- a CDS encoding DUF421 domain-containing protein, whose product MFEMSHPWWEFVMRGAAVYLILMVMVRVSGRRTVGQFTPFDLLVVMLLSEAVSNSLTGGDQSLIGGFIVAAVLVGLNMTMSFLSSRSQTMSDILDGSAVLLGRDGELYDKVMKRCRISREEVDQALRSSDCDIKDMRCAFLEADGQITIQKK is encoded by the coding sequence ATGTTCGAGATGAGCCACCCCTGGTGGGAATTCGTTATGCGTGGCGCGGCCGTGTATCTGATCCTGATGGTCATGGTGCGCGTGTCCGGCCGCCGCACGGTGGGCCAGTTCACGCCCTTCGACCTGCTGGTGGTGATGCTGCTGAGCGAGGCCGTGTCCAATTCCCTGACCGGAGGCGATCAATCGCTCATTGGCGGCTTCATCGTGGCGGCGGTGCTGGTGGGGCTGAATATGACGATGTCGTTCCTGTCATCGCGTAGCCAGACCATGTCCGACATTCTCGACGGCAGTGCCGTCCTGCTGGGGCGCGACGGCGAACTGTACGATAAGGTGATGAAGCGCTGCCGCATTTCACGTGAAGAAGTCGACCAGGCCCTGCGCAGCTCCGATTGCGACATCAAAGACATGCGCTGCGCATTTCTTGAAGCCGATGGGCAAATCACTATCCAGAAGAAATAA
- a CDS encoding CHRD domain-containing protein — MNRILSSLAIVFAMLLAAPAFAATTTYRATMSGPGEAAPNASPALSIATFIIDDVGMTLSMNVPFYNLLGPSTTAYIHCCTADLLTGSAPPATSELNQLGFPTGVTEGLFNTTLSLVDPATFSPAFLQANGGTVDQARAALISGFAANKAYFNVHSVPFPAGEIRGFIVAVPEPGSWAMMALGLGVLGFIARKKRP, encoded by the coding sequence ATGAACCGTATCCTCTCATCGCTGGCAATCGTGTTTGCCATGCTACTTGCTGCGCCGGCGTTCGCCGCAACCACCACCTACCGCGCCACCATGAGCGGCCCGGGCGAGGCGGCGCCGAATGCCTCGCCCGCCCTCAGCATCGCCACCTTCATCATCGACGACGTTGGCATGACCCTGTCGATGAACGTTCCGTTCTACAACCTGCTCGGTCCCAGCACCACGGCGTACATCCATTGCTGCACCGCCGATCTGCTGACCGGCAGCGCGCCCCCTGCGACGTCCGAGCTCAACCAGCTCGGCTTTCCCACGGGTGTCACGGAAGGCTTGTTCAACACCACCCTCAGCCTGGTCGATCCCGCCACGTTCAGCCCTGCCTTCCTCCAGGCCAATGGTGGCACGGTCGACCAGGCGCGCGCCGCGCTGATCAGCGGCTTCGCCGCCAACAAGGCTTATTTCAACGTCCACTCCGTGCCGTTTCCGGCCGGCGAAATCCGCGGCTTCATCGTCGCGGTGCCCGAGCCCGGTTCCTGGGCGATGATGGCGCTGGGATTGGGCG
- a CDS encoding catecholate siderophore receptor Fiu, with amino-acid sequence MAPIKSRKHAQSRFNQHMSVALAALLVPVAAQAADAPQARTMPEVQVVSKTGEETVNDFKAERAASPKYTELLINTAQTITVIKKELIQQQGAVTLTEALRNTPGVGTFFLGENGSTTTGDSIYMRGFDSSTSIFVDGVRDIGSISRDVFNVEQLDVLKGPAGTDTGHSSPTGSVNMVTKQAVMESGTTGSVIAGSGKQKRATVDYAQVLSAEKGIALRLNALAQDSGVPGRDVVKDKRWALAPSLAFGLNGPTRIYLNYLHVNQDNVPNGGVPTVGLPGYTSPDARAFLTSAPRVDPRNFYGSVTDYDNVKADMFTVKVEHDFAPNVKLQNTTRYGKTSQDYLLTAFMGNSANLKTPTPNDPASWTITRGNRTVKDQSNAILTNQSVATVGMDLGGMKHTFVGGLELTSEEQSTYGYLGAGTMAVDSLYAPNPSSPITGLNLVRNGVSTNSKVDTQSLYLFDTIKLGEKWIFNLGARMDHFNVNYNATALSTAAANPALPVGTLVPTTLKLSDTVGNGKISALYKPTADSSVYALLATSKQPPGTNLALSTSANSASNPKYTPQQSTTTEIGTKWDFLKQKLSLTAAVYRTTVKNELEQDPVDLVYYQTGRKQVKGIELGVTGEVARNWLVSAGYARMDTEVSNGKVVTASGINNLNYTPKDAFTSWTSYTLPMGLKVGGGARYVGKLLRGADGAVGTPAFADAYWVVDAMASYTVSKNLDVQLNVYNLADKEYIAQINKSGYRYTPGAPRSASLMANFRF; translated from the coding sequence ATGGCACCGATCAAAAGCCGCAAGCACGCGCAATCCCGTTTTAATCAACACATGAGCGTCGCGCTTGCCGCGCTGCTGGTGCCGGTGGCCGCCCAGGCCGCCGACGCACCCCAGGCCCGCACCATGCCGGAAGTCCAGGTCGTGAGCAAAACCGGCGAAGAAACCGTCAACGACTTCAAGGCCGAACGCGCCGCGTCGCCGAAGTACACCGAACTGCTGATCAACACCGCGCAAACGATCACCGTCATCAAGAAAGAACTGATCCAGCAGCAAGGCGCGGTCACCCTGACCGAAGCGCTGCGCAATACCCCCGGCGTGGGCACCTTTTTCCTCGGCGAAAACGGCAGCACGACCACCGGCGACAGCATCTACATGCGCGGCTTCGATTCGTCGACCAGCATTTTTGTCGATGGCGTGCGCGACATCGGCTCGATTTCGCGCGATGTCTTCAACGTCGAGCAGCTCGACGTGCTCAAGGGCCCGGCCGGCACCGACACCGGGCACTCCTCGCCGACCGGTTCGGTCAACATGGTGACCAAGCAAGCCGTGATGGAGTCCGGCACGACCGGCTCGGTGATTGCCGGCAGCGGCAAGCAAAAGCGCGCCACGGTCGATTACGCCCAGGTGCTGAGCGCCGAAAAAGGCATCGCCCTGCGCCTGAACGCGCTGGCCCAGGATAGCGGCGTTCCCGGACGCGATGTCGTCAAGGACAAACGCTGGGCGCTGGCACCCTCGCTCGCCTTCGGCCTGAACGGCCCGACCCGCATCTACCTGAACTACCTGCACGTCAACCAGGACAACGTGCCCAACGGCGGCGTACCGACCGTTGGCTTGCCGGGCTACACCAGCCCGGACGCGCGCGCCTTCCTGACCAGCGCGCCGCGCGTCGATCCGCGCAACTTCTACGGTTCCGTGACCGATTACGACAACGTCAAGGCCGACATGTTCACGGTCAAGGTCGAACATGACTTTGCACCGAACGTGAAGCTGCAAAACACCACGCGCTACGGCAAGACGTCGCAGGATTACCTGCTGACCGCGTTCATGGGCAATAGCGCCAACCTGAAAACGCCGACCCCCAACGACCCGGCCAGCTGGACCATCACGCGCGGCAACCGCACGGTCAAGGACCAGAGCAACGCGATCCTCACCAACCAGAGCGTGGCGACGGTGGGCATGGACCTGGGCGGCATGAAGCACACCTTCGTGGGCGGACTGGAACTGACCAGCGAAGAGCAGAGCACCTATGGCTACCTTGGCGCCGGCACGATGGCGGTCGATTCGCTGTACGCGCCGAATCCATCCTCGCCGATCACCGGCCTGAACCTGGTGCGCAACGGCGTGAGTACCAATTCCAAGGTCGATACCCAGAGCCTGTACCTGTTCGACACCATCAAGCTGGGCGAGAAGTGGATCTTCAACCTTGGCGCCCGCATGGACCACTTCAACGTGAACTACAACGCGACGGCCCTGTCGACGGCCGCCGCCAATCCGGCGCTGCCGGTGGGCACGCTGGTGCCGACCACGCTCAAGCTGAGCGACACGGTAGGCAATGGCAAGATATCGGCGCTGTACAAGCCGACCGCCGACAGCAGCGTCTACGCCCTGCTGGCGACATCGAAGCAGCCGCCGGGAACCAACCTGGCCTTGTCGACCTCGGCCAACAGCGCATCGAATCCGAAATACACCCCGCAGCAATCGACCACCACCGAAATCGGCACCAAGTGGGATTTCCTCAAGCAAAAGCTGTCGCTCACGGCGGCGGTGTACCGCACCACGGTCAAGAACGAGCTGGAGCAGGATCCGGTGGACCTGGTGTACTACCAGACCGGCCGCAAGCAGGTCAAAGGCATCGAGCTTGGTGTGACGGGGGAAGTGGCGCGCAACTGGCTGGTGAGCGCCGGCTATGCCCGCATGGATACGGAAGTGAGCAATGGCAAGGTGGTGACCGCCAGCGGGATCAATAACCTGAACTACACGCCGAAAGATGCGTTCACCTCGTGGACTTCGTACACCCTGCCGATGGGCCTGAAAGTGGGCGGCGGCGCGCGCTATGTCGGCAAGCTGCTGCGCGGCGCCGATGGCGCGGTGGGCACGCCGGCGTTTGCCGATGCCTACTGGGTGGTCGATGCGATGGCGTCGTACACCGTGAGCAAGAACCTGGACGTGCAGCTGAACGTGTACAACCTGGCGGACAAGGAGTACATTGCGCAGATTAACAAGAGCGGTTACCGCTACACGCCGGGCGCGCCACGCTCGGCCAGCCTGATGGCCAACTTCCGCTTCTAA
- a CDS encoding ribonuclease Z, protein MFKLTFLGTSSGVPTKNRNVTALALQTSLNRDWWLIDCGEGTQHRLQHIALTVHDLAGICITHIHGDHSYGLPGFLASAAMGGRKRPLILIAPLGVKAWLDATMLHTELFLPFALIHVDVAGEQQVHQEPGLTIERHNLSHRAPSVGFRFAVETTKWKLDSAALCARGVPSGPLWGKLQAGHDVTLDDGTTLAAADFRVADVQRAVAVIGGDNDTPALLGQACADAQVLVHEATYTEAILQKVGPGPTHSSVQRVAQFATECGLPNLILTHFSPRYDNPEGMAELEAEARQHYAGKLFLAQDFASYELDAAGGVLELSVLGSCGATR, encoded by the coding sequence ATGTTCAAACTGACCTTTCTCGGCACGTCCTCGGGCGTGCCAACCAAAAACCGCAACGTCACCGCGCTGGCGCTGCAGACCTCCCTGAACCGCGACTGGTGGCTGATTGACTGCGGCGAGGGCACCCAGCATCGCCTGCAGCACATCGCCCTGACGGTGCATGATCTGGCTGGTATTTGCATCACCCACATTCACGGCGACCACAGTTACGGCTTGCCCGGCTTTCTGGCCAGCGCGGCCATGGGCGGACGCAAGCGCCCGCTGATCCTGATCGCGCCACTGGGCGTCAAAGCCTGGCTGGACGCCACCATGCTGCATACCGAACTGTTCCTGCCGTTTGCTCTGATCCATGTGGATGTCGCCGGCGAGCAGCAGGTCCATCAGGAGCCGGGCCTGACGATCGAGCGCCATAACTTGTCGCACCGGGCGCCGAGCGTCGGTTTTCGCTTCGCGGTGGAAACCACCAAATGGAAGCTCGACAGCGCGGCCTTGTGCGCGCGCGGCGTGCCATCCGGTCCGCTGTGGGGCAAATTGCAGGCCGGTCACGACGTGACCTTGGACGACGGTACGACCTTGGCGGCCGCCGATTTTCGCGTGGCCGATGTGCAGCGCGCGGTGGCGGTGATCGGCGGCGACAACGATACCCCGGCGCTGCTCGGCCAGGCTTGCGCCGATGCGCAGGTGCTGGTGCACGAGGCGACTTATACCGAGGCGATCCTGCAAAAGGTAGGCCCCGGGCCGACCCACAGTTCCGTGCAGCGCGTGGCGCAGTTCGCCACCGAATGCGGCTTGCCGAATTTGATCCTGACCCATTTCAGCCCGCGTTACGACAATCCGGAAGGCATGGCGGAACTGGAAGCGGAGGCGCGCCAGCATTACGCGGGCAAGCTGTTCCTGGCGCAGGATTTTGCCAGCTATGAACTGGATGCGGCAGGGGGCGTGCTGGAGCTGTCGGTGCTGGGCTCCTGTGGCGCTACACGATAA